In a genomic window of Methanosarcina horonobensis HB-1 = JCM 15518:
- the mtaB gene encoding methanol--corrinoid protein co-methyltransferase MtaB, with protein MAVNRFTKMAYSSADEMVFGKATKPVKAGLGLEIGAGYTTPEVNYAPRPEAGASKEKLVKEYERITTDIMARMVQIGAPSVVLETEHVQQMSNNPSWGAEVAHAQKTIMEDYHDEHGIKCALRHTIGDIRESRDYLELRGDKYNTFMEAFEQCAQNGADMLSVESMGGKEVFDYAILRNDMPGVLFGIGVLGSMDMEMIWSDIADIAKKNNVVAAGDTDCAQANTAMFIAGGLLDKNLAHTIAIIARAISAARTLVAYESGATGPGKDCGYENTIVKSVAGVPIAQEGKTSTCAHSDLMGNLTMQCCDLWSNESVEYHGEFGGTTVQCWSESLAYDCALMNVALNSGNEKVLRDLFAASDMYRDAQGYVLAYQNAYRVGEAIAKNGNDIYLRAKNAALESIKIVEEGAKGKLELSRFETKALADAKAAFEGLTDDKDKFMSDCLDKYKKEVKVFRPGNYGL; from the coding sequence ATGGCAGTAAACAGATTCACTAAAATGGCTTATTCTTCAGCAGATGAGATGGTCTTCGGAAAGGCTACAAAACCGGTCAAAGCAGGACTCGGGCTCGAGATTGGTGCCGGCTACACAACTCCTGAAGTCAACTATGCTCCAAGACCTGAAGCCGGTGCATCCAAAGAAAAACTCGTAAAGGAATACGAGAGGATCACCACCGACATTATGGCAAGGATGGTCCAGATCGGAGCTCCTTCAGTTGTTCTTGAAACCGAACACGTCCAGCAGATGTCCAACAACCCCTCCTGGGGAGCAGAAGTCGCACACGCCCAGAAGACCATCATGGAAGACTACCATGACGAACACGGCATAAAGTGCGCCCTCCGCCACACAATCGGTGATATCCGTGAGAGCAGAGACTACCTCGAGCTCAGAGGCGATAAATACAATACCTTTATGGAGGCCTTTGAACAGTGCGCTCAGAATGGTGCTGATATGCTTTCCGTTGAGAGCATGGGTGGGAAAGAAGTATTTGACTACGCAATTCTCAGGAACGATATGCCAGGTGTACTTTTCGGCATCGGTGTGCTTGGCAGCATGGACATGGAGATGATCTGGTCCGACATTGCAGATATTGCAAAGAAGAACAATGTAGTTGCAGCCGGTGACACAGACTGTGCCCAGGCAAACACTGCAATGTTCATCGCAGGCGGTCTGCTCGACAAGAACCTTGCCCACACCATTGCAATTATTGCAAGAGCAATCTCTGCAGCAAGAACTCTTGTTGCATATGAATCCGGTGCAACTGGTCCTGGAAAAGACTGCGGATACGAAAACACTATTGTCAAATCCGTTGCAGGTGTGCCGATTGCTCAGGAAGGTAAGACCTCAACGTGTGCACACTCTGACCTGATGGGTAACCTGACAATGCAGTGCTGTGACCTCTGGTCCAACGAGTCCGTTGAATACCACGGTGAATTCGGTGGTACCACCGTTCAGTGCTGGTCCGAATCCCTTGCATACGACTGTGCTCTGATGAATGTGGCTCTTAACTCAGGCAATGAAAAGGTTCTGAGAGATCTATTCGCAGCTTCTGACATGTACAGAGATGCCCAGGGCTATGTACTTGCGTATCAGAACGCCTATAGAGTTGGAGAGGCGATCGCAAAGAACGGAAACGACATTTATCTCCGTGCAAAGAACGCAGCATTGGAGAGTATTAAAATCGTTGAAGAAGGGGCAAAAGGTAAACTTGAACTTTCCAGGTTCGAAACCAAGGCTCTTGCAGACGCAAAAGCTGCTTTTGAAGGTCTTACCGATGACAAAGACAAGTTCATGAGCGACTGCCTGGACAAGTATAAGAAGGAAGTCAAAGTCTTCCGGCCAGGGAACTACGGCCTCTAA
- the mtaC gene encoding methanol--corrinoid protein MtaC yields MEVRYLIDIDPSGILVRYNVKMEKEMTPEEAAEELYPKDSTIYPVAKAIFEGEEDDVVEGLQKAIDSGKDPISLINDSLMVGMGVVSKLYDDGVIFLPNVMMSADAMLEGIEFLKKKAGKAPEVKGKIVCHVAEGDVHDIGKNIVAALLRANGYDVVDLGRDVPVDEVISAVEKESPLMLTGTALMTTTMYAFKEINDKLLEKGYRIPFACGGGAVNQDFVSQYELGVYGEEASDAPKMADFVKAHGDNIVKLREKFHKH; encoded by the coding sequence ATGGAGGTTAGATATTTGATAGACATAGATCCCAGTGGTATTCTGGTTCGTTACAACGTTAAAATGGAAAAGGAAATGACACCGGAAGAGGCCGCAGAAGAGCTTTATCCAAAAGACTCGACAATATACCCGGTTGCAAAAGCCATCTTCGAGGGGGAAGAAGATGACGTTGTAGAAGGTCTGCAGAAAGCTATCGACTCCGGAAAAGACCCGATTTCTCTTATCAATGATTCTTTGATGGTAGGGATGGGTGTTGTTTCCAAGCTTTACGACGATGGAGTAATTTTCCTCCCAAATGTCATGATGTCTGCTGATGCCATGCTGGAAGGTATCGAATTCCTCAAGAAAAAAGCCGGGAAAGCGCCTGAAGTCAAAGGAAAGATCGTCTGCCACGTCGCAGAAGGGGACGTCCATGACATCGGAAAGAACATTGTAGCCGCACTGCTCAGGGCAAACGGATATGACGTAGTGGACCTGGGAAGAGATGTTCCTGTCGATGAAGTTATATCTGCCGTAGAAAAAGAAAGCCCACTCATGCTTACGGGTACAGCTCTAATGACTACAACCATGTATGCCTTTAAGGAGATTAATGACAAACTTCTTGAGAAAGGCTACAGGATTCCTTTTGCATGCGGAGGCGGAGCAGTTAACCAGGACTTCGTTTCTCAGTACGAACTCGGAGTATATGGTGAAGAAGCATCAGATGCCCCGAAAATGGCTGACTTTGTCAAGGCACACGGTGATAACATCGTAAAACTTAGGGAGAAATTCCATAAACACTGA